In Mastacembelus armatus chromosome 4, fMasArm1.2, whole genome shotgun sequence, the following are encoded in one genomic region:
- the anapc4 gene encoding anaphase-promoting complex subunit 4, with amino-acid sequence MPAFRQVGEKQLPNPVLCMAWSPKRDLIALANTTGELLLHRLASFQRVWSLPPSEYTGKEITALAWRPDGKILAFSLGDTKQVVLCGVEKAEILHVFPVQNPVTCMHWMEVMEENSVLSSFYNSEDESRQFLPKLPTLPKSYSTTSKIFSEEKSDEIMNLLGEVRLNVLVLGGDSGFVELYAYGMYKIATLTGLSGTCRSLSLSSDLKSLSIITEVRSADNNPEICYIQLDTGLLSDCLPEVTRMARKFTHISTLLQYLHLSLTCMCEAWEDILMQMDLRLTKFVQEKNTSTQVQDEFLELLLWGQSSPELQAFLMNQLTVKGLKKLGQSMESSYSSIQKLVISHLQSGCEALLFHLSEVKGMSLWKQKFEPLGLDSTAIEGAITAVGSFSLKANELLQVIDKSMKNFKAFFRWLYVAMLRMCEEHVPPELNKMTQKDIAFVADFLSEHFSENEKLFDRKGKYFNVERVGQYLKDEDDDLVSPPNTKGNQWVKFLQESSHLKESPLLFPSYPQKSLHFVKRMMENVIEQCLQKPAEVIGKSIKQAAFLPLYTVPESSENTPRLFELPSLWNDKKGKMHYVVFCMPEISPCKLYLLRKGTDPNRHIPNSVMSVDLSHRLDNAEDEDAAAHCLDARFYDDEMLTVLLEGSGYNSWRVLAQIPLASTLSCETEFNWQSNLRLDQQSSAIPCQALVLGNQWRELENMKAQFVAVNGIRKVACVLSANLRHIRVFEMDVEDEDDEGADSQNASADQDGLETTMSSQGQGEESAEAEGEAGAEGGDGFQKIEEHLESEEALEVS; translated from the exons ATGCCTGCCTTTCGACAAGTGGGAGAAAAACAACTTCCTAATCCTGTGCTGTGTATGGCATGGTCTCCCAAACGGGATCTGATTGCCCTGGCCAACACAACTGGAGAA TTGCTACTACATCGCTTGGCTAGTTTTCAGCGTGTTTGGAGCTTACCGCCCAGTGAGTATACTGGGAAGGAGATCACCGCACTTGCCTGGAGACCTGATGGAAAAA TATTGGCCTTCAGCCTGGGAGACACCAAGCAGGTGGTGCTGTGTGGTGTTGAGAAAGCAGAGATCCTCCATGTGTTTCCAGTGCAGAACCCTGTAACCTGCATGCACTGGAtggaggtgatggaggagaaCAG TGTCCTCAGCTCCTTTTACAACTCAGAGGATGAATCCAGACAGTTTCTTCCAAAATTACCAACACTCCCCAAGAG ctataGCACAACATCAAAGATCTTCAG TGAGGAAAAGTCAGATGAAATAATGAATCTCTTGGGAGAAGTCAG gCTGAATGTACTAGTTCTTGGAGGAGATTCTGGTTTTGTGGAGCTTTATGCATATGGGATGTACAAGATTGCTACTCTAACAGGa TTGTCAGGAACTTGTCGCAGCTTGAGTCTGTCAAGCGATCTCAAGTCTCTGTCCATCATCACAGAGGTCAGGTCTGCTGATAACAACCCAGAGATCTGCTACATTCAG CTGGACACAGGATTGTTGTCAGACTGTCTGCCTGAGGTGACCAGGATGGCACGTAAGTTCACCCACATCTCCACCCTGCTTCAGTACCTACACCTCTCACTTACCTGCATGTGTGAAGCCTGGGAGGACATCCTCATGCAGATGGATCTTCGACTCACCAAGTTCGTTCAG GAAAAGAACACAAGCACCCAGGTTCAGGATGAGTTTCTGGAGCTTTTGCTATGGGGTCAATCAAG CCCTGAACTACAGGCTTTTCTCATGAACCAGCTTACTGTCAAG GGCCTGAAGAAGCTTGGCCAGTCCATGGAGTCCTCATACTCCAGCATCCAGAAGCTAGTGATCAGTCACCTGCAGAg TGGCTGTGAGGCACTGTTGTTTCACCTCAGTGAGGTGAAAGGTATGTCCCTGTGGAAGCAAAAGTTTGAGCCGCTTGGTCTGGATTCCACAGCCATAGAAG GTGCTATCACAGCAGTTGGCTCCTTTTCTCTAAAAGCTAATGAACTTCTGCA gGTTATAGACAAGAGTATGAAGAACTTCAAAGCCTTTTTCCGGTGGTTGTATGTAG CGATGCTACGAATGTGTGAGGAGCATGTACCACCAGAACTCAACAAA ATGACTCAAAAGGACATTGCCTTTGTTGCCGACTTCCTGTCTGAGCATTTCAGTGAG AATGAAAAACTCTTTGATCGTAAAGGGAAGTACTTCAATGTAGAACGAGTTGGTCAG tacctaaaggatgaggatgatgaccTTGTGTCTCCACCCAACACTAAGGGAAACCAGTGGGTGAAGTTTTTGCAGGAGAGCTCGCACCTGAAGG agagcCCTTTGCTGTTTCCATCATATCCACAAAAGTCTTTGCACTTTGTCAAGAGGATGATGGAGAATGTGATTGAGCAGTGTCTACAGAAACCTGCA GAAGTAATTGGGAAGTCGATAAAACAGGCTGCCTTCCTGCCCCTGTACACTGTGCCAGAGAG CTCTGAAAACACTCCACGACTTTTTGAACTTCCATCTTT GTGGAATGACAAGAAGGGAAAAATGCATTATGTTGTGTTCTGCATGCCAGAGATCTCACCCTGCAAGCTGTACCTATTACGGAAAGGAACAGATCCAAACAG ACATATACCCAACAGTGTCATGTCAGTTGACCTCAGTCACCGTCTTGACAATGCAGAAGATGAGGATGCTGCAGCCCA CTGCCTGGATGCGCGTTTCTATGATGATGAGATGCTAACCGTGCTCTTGGAAGGATCAGGGTACAACAGTTGGCGTGTCCTGGCCCAGATTCCTCTTGCTTCCACCCTCAGCTGTGAGACTGAATTCAACTGGCAGTCAAATCTCAG ATTGGATCAGCAGAGCAGTGCCATCCCATGCCAAGCCCTAGTGTTGGGTAATCAGTGGCGTGAATTGGAGAACATGAAGGCTCAGTTTGTCGCTGTCAATGGAATCCGCAAAGTGGCCTGTGTG CTAAGTGCCAATCTGAGGCACATACGTGTTTTTGAGATGGATGTAGAAGACGAGGATGACGAGGGAGCTGACTCACAGAACGCCAGTGCTGACCAGGATGGGCTGGAAACTACCATGAGCAGCCAGGGGCAGGGAGAGGAGAGTGCGGAGGCTGAAGGTGAAGCTGGAGCGGAAGGTGGAGATGGGTTTCAAAAAATTGAAGAGCATCTGGAGTCTGAAGAAGCCTTGGAAGTCTCTTAA